From one Flavobacterium kingsejongi genomic stretch:
- a CDS encoding PKD domain-containing protein — translation MKQIYLTRKRKLFLLLQCLCWLLFSSVLHAQNPIHLSWNSETGCQVYEDREKGYDELILDGICVRVCENTSVTYTLNGTDPGWQSPTWQVAGGVITAQAGNTCTVKWGLAGTGAVTATVNTPTGIQHVKTICIEIINGPRASFGLFPNLDAKTGSVCRDEILFFTNTSSPNGGSDLISYYWDFGDNTFSSAFEPSHTYTAEGNYTVTLTVRNACNCVSVRTMKIRVLSPSFEIICPGVVCEGERATYSLSDEAKELCGEFIWSVKGGTIVGDPHSFEITVDWDQVDESGFGYVTFDPKGCKTKCYTPTTIKIPVIKNKGTIKGETVVCEGQPYHYTLPQWPDTNFIWTLIDNGTGATMVITDQRNEVIIRTEHPGDIELRAVYKNELLNCGGTASLRISVLPVAYVNGPLEMCEGQQGVYSISGGYYANWVLNGPNTNLTGSGTSFSANFQFPGSYTLQVSSSDFCKPSVIVINVGALPAMPPAITGPLQMCPDTPLQYSITGNAPGVITRWEAVNGEIVGSSTGNEVTVIFNGAATSPFVLNTWNESTNSPYCRSLVRSTVIGRLVVPTVVTGNQAVCPSSYESYSVGYTAGDQYTWSIASNLGSISSGNGTPTVQVLWNQVTTTQVVDLQLTIRKCGKNYTTVYPVKILASPVFTITAPQLICRGENYAPVVSSSPALTSWQSITWDFGDGTIITNVVNPVHLYTQLNGNDTNYTVTVTVVGANGCTSTVTTTRQITVMPSPVALITPGNDFAFCTQGEINDLLTATIQTGYGSVSGIEWYYNNTLIPGTSGVYSYAPTNFGKYYAIVRNTNNCQTKTNEVNIIQSCGTSPGCTISPAPQVNVSLINNCGTITASGSFNGSPIGVSWSQSPNMTAGPQTNTSAQFTVTKAGNYSVFYFVTYTGTNGEPCTVFRQANVIVPYIPDVKYNVSCGATPGTYAVTLLDASNFYTGTSIQNWQFIVDGNTVSNGGNNQHTLSLTPGLHTVELRISGGGAPACSKTITVDLQAFPTANFSFVDYTCLDAGVHFSVANQPGMTYLWEFGDGSSNTQQNPDKKFATGGIKNVKLTVTNKYGCSTSMTKTVNVRFMSIEGYLNTPARACKGGVITLQYVNQGTVTPQNFYWMQGQTLLGTTSTGTFPVTQSGNYWVIAEDQYGCKKTNISGVNAVFASAPSVVFTGPNAVCAGQYFELSANAGPNITYIWQLNGATIPGTTLPKLAQILYYPGTYTYTVIATGSDGNGGFCSTAVSHTVTVYDVPGQPQLSFTMDNCNRYRIKLEATGSGPGTYTWSNGMQGSEIFVTEGGPYQVRFTNPSGCSTTAQFEVPKNPENYLWIFPSGCYVFCYKQSTNILIGPAASFPYWEWTLNGNIASSGSGAVAPYMVSNPGTYTLALDNGLCEKRSKPMDVILKDCQRCLFEVEIKDITVDSKPFCHYVVHMNIYNPYGYDIVVNLSAPGTGIFQPGSLLVQPGNNPYSVNFIPTTGFMGGSVNMVFEAELKKSELCQSTRKVNFPALCYSSRPVEVTEGDVVTDFDELMIVPNPVKSDTELRYHYAGKDVPQRTIEIYSIMGYLLESYSPKDAVGVWKVNLSRYPSGQYIVVMKENGVIKIQKNLAKN, via the coding sequence ATGAAACAAATTTACTTAACGCGGAAAAGGAAGCTATTTCTTCTTCTCCAATGCCTTTGCTGGCTTTTATTTTCGAGTGTGCTACACGCACAAAATCCAATTCATCTTTCCTGGAACAGTGAAACAGGCTGTCAGGTTTATGAAGACCGGGAAAAAGGTTATGATGAACTTATTTTGGATGGTATATGTGTCCGGGTGTGTGAAAACACTTCTGTCACCTATACTTTAAATGGGACTGATCCGGGATGGCAATCTCCGACCTGGCAGGTAGCAGGTGGGGTTATCACGGCTCAGGCCGGAAATACCTGTACTGTAAAATGGGGCCTCGCCGGAACGGGTGCTGTAACTGCAACTGTAAATACCCCAACGGGTATCCAGCATGTGAAAACCATTTGCATCGAAATTATAAATGGGCCCCGTGCCAGTTTTGGTTTATTCCCAAATCTGGATGCTAAAACTGGCAGTGTTTGCCGAGATGAAATCCTATTTTTCACCAATACTTCCAGTCCAAATGGCGGATCGGATTTAATTTCCTATTATTGGGATTTTGGCGATAATACCTTTTCGTCTGCTTTTGAACCAAGCCATACCTATACTGCTGAAGGGAATTATACAGTTACCCTGACGGTACGGAATGCCTGTAATTGTGTAAGTGTACGTACGATGAAAATACGGGTATTGAGCCCAAGTTTCGAGATCATCTGCCCTGGAGTAGTTTGCGAAGGGGAACGTGCTACCTATTCATTGTCTGATGAAGCAAAAGAATTATGCGGAGAATTTATATGGAGTGTAAAAGGTGGAACTATTGTTGGAGATCCGCATAGTTTTGAAATTACTGTGGATTGGGATCAGGTTGATGAAAGTGGTTTCGGCTATGTAACTTTTGATCCAAAAGGATGTAAAACAAAATGTTATACCCCAACCACCATAAAAATACCGGTAATTAAAAATAAAGGTACTATAAAAGGGGAAACAGTCGTTTGTGAAGGACAGCCTTATCATTATACATTACCGCAATGGCCGGATACCAATTTTATCTGGACCTTAATCGATAATGGCACAGGTGCTACGATGGTTATTACCGATCAGAGGAATGAGGTTATCATTAGAACCGAACACCCTGGTGATATAGAATTACGTGCCGTATATAAAAATGAATTACTGAATTGCGGTGGTACGGCTTCATTACGAATCAGTGTATTGCCTGTAGCCTATGTTAACGGACCCTTGGAAATGTGTGAGGGACAACAAGGAGTATACAGTATTAGCGGCGGGTATTATGCCAATTGGGTCCTGAATGGGCCGAATACCAATCTTACAGGAAGTGGCACCAGTTTCTCTGCTAATTTCCAGTTTCCGGGAAGTTATACCTTACAGGTTTCTTCAAGCGATTTTTGCAAGCCTTCGGTAATTGTAATTAACGTAGGTGCTTTACCTGCAATGCCTCCGGCAATTACAGGGCCATTACAAATGTGCCCGGATACGCCTTTACAATATTCTATTACTGGAAATGCTCCCGGAGTAATCACACGATGGGAAGCCGTTAATGGTGAGATCGTGGGTAGTAGTACCGGAAATGAAGTTACTGTAATATTTAATGGTGCAGCGACATCACCATTTGTCTTAAATACCTGGAATGAAAGTACAAATTCGCCCTACTGTCGCTCCTTAGTGCGCAGCACTGTTATCGGACGCCTGGTCGTTCCTACGGTGGTGACCGGAAATCAGGCAGTTTGTCCGAGTTCCTATGAGAGCTATAGTGTTGGCTATACTGCAGGAGACCAGTATACCTGGAGTATCGCAAGTAATTTGGGAAGTATAAGTTCCGGTAACGGGACACCCACTGTACAGGTATTGTGGAATCAGGTAACAACAACACAAGTAGTAGACCTGCAATTGACGATACGCAAATGTGGTAAAAACTATACTACAGTATATCCGGTGAAAATTTTAGCTTCGCCAGTTTTTACGATTACAGCACCGCAATTGATATGTAGAGGTGAGAATTACGCACCGGTAGTGTCATCTTCGCCGGCCTTAACCTCATGGCAATCGATTACCTGGGATTTTGGAGATGGTACGATTATTACTAATGTCGTAAATCCCGTACATCTTTATACGCAATTGAATGGTAACGACACCAATTATACGGTTACTGTTACAGTTGTTGGGGCTAATGGTTGTACGAGTACAGTCACTACTACACGTCAGATTACCGTTATGCCTTCTCCGGTAGCTTTGATTACACCGGGTAATGATTTTGCATTTTGTACTCAGGGTGAGATTAATGATCTACTGACAGCTACAATACAAACAGGGTACGGATCTGTTTCCGGAATAGAATGGTATTATAATAATACACTGATTCCTGGTACAAGTGGTGTTTATTCGTATGCTCCGACAAATTTTGGTAAATACTATGCTATTGTAAGAAATACCAATAACTGTCAGACCAAAACGAATGAAGTTAATATTATACAATCCTGTGGCACAAGTCCTGGTTGTACTATCAGCCCAGCACCACAGGTTAATGTATCATTAATCAATAATTGTGGAACCATTACCGCTTCGGGATCATTTAATGGTAGTCCAATTGGAGTGAGCTGGTCACAAAGTCCAAACATGACAGCAGGCCCACAAACCAATACTTCGGCGCAATTTACCGTTACCAAAGCAGGTAACTATAGCGTTTTTTATTTTGTGACCTATACAGGGACCAATGGGGAGCCATGTACCGTATTCCGTCAGGCTAATGTCATAGTGCCTTATATTCCGGATGTGAAATATAATGTAAGCTGTGGCGCAACACCGGGTACTTATGCCGTTACCTTACTGGATGCTTCTAATTTCTATACTGGAACGTCAATTCAAAACTGGCAGTTTATCGTAGATGGCAACACCGTATCGAATGGTGGAAACAACCAGCATACGCTTTCTCTGACACCAGGGCTACATACAGTAGAACTACGGATTTCAGGGGGTGGTGCTCCGGCCTGTTCTAAAACAATTACAGTAGATCTTCAGGCATTTCCAACTGCGAATTTCTCTTTTGTAGATTACACTTGCCTGGATGCAGGAGTGCATTTTAGCGTAGCCAACCAACCAGGGATGACCTATTTATGGGAGTTTGGTGATGGATCCAGCAATACACAACAGAATCCGGATAAGAAATTTGCTACAGGTGGTATTAAAAACGTAAAACTGACCGTAACTAACAAATACGGATGTTCTACCAGTATGACCAAAACAGTGAATGTTCGCTTTATGAGTATTGAAGGATATTTAAATACTCCGGCAAGAGCCTGTAAAGGTGGTGTCATAACCTTGCAGTATGTTAATCAGGGTACAGTAACACCACAGAATTTTTACTGGATGCAGGGTCAGACATTATTAGGGACAACCTCGACAGGTACTTTCCCGGTAACACAATCCGGTAATTACTGGGTAATTGCAGAAGATCAGTACGGCTGTAAGAAAACCAATATTTCAGGAGTGAATGCTGTTTTTGCTTCGGCTCCTTCAGTGGTATTCACAGGGCCTAATGCAGTATGTGCGGGTCAGTATTTTGAACTTTCGGCGAATGCAGGCCCGAATATAACCTATATATGGCAATTGAATGGGGCGACGATTCCAGGTACAACACTACCAAAGTTAGCCCAGATATTATACTACCCAGGGACCTATACCTATACCGTAATCGCGACAGGTTCGGATGGTAATGGAGGATTTTGTAGTACAGCCGTAAGCCATACGGTTACAGTATATGATGTTCCGGGACAACCGCAGCTGAGTTTTACAATGGATAATTGCAACCGTTATAGAATTAAATTAGAAGCTACCGGAAGTGGTCCGGGTACTTATACCTGGAGTAACGGTATGCAGGGCAGTGAGATTTTTGTGACGGAAGGTGGACCTTATCAGGTTCGTTTTACCAATCCATCGGGTTGTAGTACTACAGCACAATTTGAAGTACCAAAAAATCCGGAAAACTATCTTTGGATTTTCCCATCGGGTTGTTATGTCTTCTGTTATAAACAATCGACAAACATTCTAATAGGCCCTGCGGCCAGTTTCCCGTATTGGGAATGGACATTGAATGGCAATATCGCTAGTTCAGGCTCCGGAGCTGTAGCACCTTATATGGTATCGAATCCTGGAACGTATACCTTAGCACTTGATAATGGCTTGTGTGAAAAGAGAAGTAAACCAATGGATGTGATATTGAAAGACTGCCAGCGTTGTCTGTTTGAAGTGGAAATAAAAGATATCACTGTAGATTCAAAACCATTCTGTCATTATGTAGTTCATATGAATATCTATAATCCATATGGTTATGATATAGTAGTGAATCTTTCAGCACCGGGTACAGGAATCTTCCAGCCAGGAAGCCTTTTGGTACAACCGGGTAATAATCCGTATAGTGTGAATTTTATTCCTACTACTGGATTTATGGGAGGCTCTGTGAATATGGTATTTGAAGCAGAACTGAAAAAATCAGAACTGTGTCAATCAACCAGAAAAGTAAATTTCCCGGCACTTTGTTATAGCTCTCGCCCTGTAGAAGTTACAGAAGGTGACGTTGTAACCGATTTTGATGAGCTGATGATCGTACCGAATCCGGTTAAATCCGATACGGAATTACGATACCATTATGCAGGTAAAGATGTTCCGCAAAGAACTATCGAAATCTATAGTATAATGGGGTATTTACTGGAATCCTATAGTCCGAAAGACGCTGTAGGGGTTTGGAAAGTAAACTTATCGCGCTATCCTTCAGGACAATATATTGTCGTCATGAAAGAGAATGGTGTTATTAAGATACAGAAGAATTTAGCTAAAAACTAA
- a CDS encoding putative DNA modification/repair radical SAM protein, with the protein MSERIREKLQILADAAKYDVSCSSSGSNRKNTNKGIGDASASGICHTYTEDGRCVSLLKILLTNHCIYDCAFCVSRKSNDVKRAAFTVDEVVELTMNFYRRNYIEGLFLSSGIFKNADYTMERLVRIVKKLRLEQRYNGYIHLKTIPGASEELLTEAGLYADRMSINLEMPTESGLKLLAPEKSHDDVKKPLDFINKGIIQLKDERKLIKSTPKFVPAGQSTQMVIGATPETDMEIMYSANEYYKNYDLKRVYYSGYIPISYDDRMPIIGSQPPLLRENRLYQTDWLMRFYGFDVHEILNAGNPHLDVDIDPKLSWALRNMEHFPVDINTADYKMILRVPGIGVGSAKKIVQARKFGKLRADQLKKIGISYNRAKHFIRCADSIFQLDNPEPMRIKNLILSESNSKYLKTPLNQLSLF; encoded by the coding sequence ATGTCTGAAAGAATCCGTGAAAAGCTCCAAATTCTGGCCGATGCTGCGAAATATGATGTTTCCTGTTCTTCCAGCGGCAGTAATCGAAAAAATACCAATAAGGGAATTGGCGACGCCAGTGCTTCCGGAATTTGCCATACCTATACCGAAGACGGGCGTTGCGTTTCCCTTTTGAAAATCCTACTTACCAATCATTGTATTTACGATTGTGCTTTTTGTGTTTCCCGCAAAAGCAATGATGTAAAGCGTGCTGCATTTACCGTAGATGAAGTCGTGGAATTGACCATGAACTTTTACCGCCGTAATTATATTGAAGGTTTGTTCCTGAGTTCCGGTATCTTTAAAAATGCGGATTATACGATGGAACGCCTGGTTCGCATTGTCAAAAAATTACGCCTCGAGCAGCGTTATAACGGCTATATCCATTTGAAAACCATACCTGGTGCCAGTGAGGAATTATTAACTGAAGCGGGATTATATGCCGACCGGATGAGTATCAACCTGGAAATGCCGACTGAATCGGGATTAAAACTCCTGGCACCGGAAAAATCCCACGATGATGTCAAAAAACCATTGGATTTCATTAACAAAGGAATCATCCAGCTGAAAGACGAACGCAAACTCATCAAGAGCACCCCGAAGTTTGTCCCTGCCGGCCAGAGTACCCAGATGGTTATCGGGGCTACACCCGAAACTGATATGGAGATTATGTACAGTGCTAATGAATATTATAAAAACTATGACTTGAAAAGGGTTTATTATTCCGGTTATATTCCAATTAGTTACGATGATCGGATGCCTATAATCGGTAGTCAGCCCCCTTTATTACGGGAAAACCGACTCTACCAAACCGACTGGCTGATGCGCTTTTATGGTTTTGATGTACACGAAATCCTTAATGCAGGCAATCCGCATCTTGACGTGGATATCGACCCCAAACTCAGTTGGGCATTACGAAATATGGAACATTTCCCGGTTGATATCAATACAGCAGATTATAAAATGATTTTGCGGGTGCCCGGAATTGGTGTCGGCTCCGCCAAAAAAATTGTGCAGGCCCGTAAATTTGGAAAATTGCGTGCTGACCAATTGAAGAAAATCGGGATTTCGTATAACCGCGCCAAACATTTTATCCGCTGTGCCGATAGCATCTTCCAACTGGACAATCCAGAACCAATGCGCATTAAAAATCTCATCCTTTCGGAAAGTAATAGCAAATACCTGAAAACACCCCTAAATCAACTGAGCCTTTTCTAA
- a CDS encoding TIGR03915 family putative DNA repair protein: MTVYIFDGSFEGFLTALFEFYERKPGRIQLVLQSHFQPGLLEEPFEVITDPAKSTRVWKGLQAKLSPDWQKRFYTAFLSEVPDFFQHLFEAACYIFDHAKGAEHNYGNPALLAVAQMDRSVHREKHRMEAFIRFQETADGIFYAPIEPDYNVLPLISRFCKNRYADQQWIIYDLKRKYGLFYDLQTVAEVSFEMIPEAKTAGTYLPEQLLDSQEHLYALLWNDYFKSTNIPARKNMKLHIQHVPKRYWKYLTEKKGKN; this comes from the coding sequence ATGACAGTCTATATTTTTGATGGTTCTTTTGAGGGATTTCTCACGGCCCTTTTTGAATTTTACGAACGAAAACCCGGGCGGATACAACTCGTTTTACAGTCCCATTTCCAACCCGGGTTGCTGGAAGAGCCTTTTGAAGTAATTACTGATCCTGCTAAATCGACCAGGGTTTGGAAAGGGCTACAGGCGAAATTAAGTCCCGATTGGCAAAAACGCTTTTACACCGCTTTCCTTTCCGAAGTACCGGATTTTTTCCAGCACCTCTTTGAAGCAGCCTGTTATATTTTTGACCATGCCAAGGGAGCGGAACATAATTATGGAAATCCGGCTTTACTGGCCGTGGCACAAATGGATCGTAGTGTCCACCGGGAAAAGCACCGGATGGAAGCGTTTATCCGTTTCCAGGAAACAGCCGATGGTATTTTCTACGCGCCTATAGAACCGGATTATAATGTATTGCCATTGATCTCCCGGTTTTGTAAAAACCGTTATGCAGACCAACAGTGGATTATTTATGACCTGAAACGTAAATATGGATTGTTTTACGACCTGCAAACCGTCGCAGAAGTAAGTTTTGAAATGATTCCCGAAGCGAAAACAGCAGGCACGTACCTCCCCGAACAGCTATTAGATTCCCAAGAGCATCTCTATGCCCTCTTATGGAATGATTATTTTAAAAGTACCAACATTCCTGCCCGTAAAAACATGAAACTCCACATCCAGCACGTACCGAAACGCTATTGGAAATACCTCACAGAAAAGAAAGGGAAGAATTAA
- a CDS encoding sensor histidine kinase, with translation MILKKFYSPFAILAILICCISCSKESHFFTSTNNSYADSASIYLDSAYADSQIKTALPLYTIAKKYAQKANDKNILFDILFKKTNALIDSSDSIAAKQNLELYIHMADSSSELRYVSKGKLLSGNFDVMIGDLKKASKEYYDAKLGFEKVEDHEMLIYTLLKIANIHYFYNDFIEMEDASTEALKYTNSKTEISYLKSIYNYLGISYKKIYDYKIAKDYYKKNRQLSEDTINKAIADNNIATVYIAEKKYDSAEIILAPHLQEKIKLSTIAKIKDNYGYALYKQEKKGGLEQMLEALKIRQQDDDQNGLIAGNFHLAEYYEKSDRILALQYALQSYQAAQRIKSVDGKIEALDIMIHNNPENAYTYHIEYAHLNDSIKGVRQKAKNAFAKAKYDFQKEKIEKERQEKMFLITVSIAGPLIVSIILLSLFLSYRKNTKHKQEKIHESYKTETRLSKKVHDELANDLFNVMNFASNQDLAVDEKKETLLQNLENVYKRTRNISRENSTIDTGEAFAANLKSMISEYNTPERNVLINGIDSIPWNEIEENKKIITFRVLQELMVNMKKYSQATLTVIGFKNIDKKIQVNYSDNGVGMDADALSRKNGLRNVENRIESIGGTFTFDPVPPKGLKVSFVYPI, from the coding sequence ATGATACTTAAAAAGTTTTATTCCCCGTTTGCTATTTTAGCCATTTTGATCTGCTGTATTTCCTGTAGCAAAGAATCGCATTTCTTCACCTCTACCAACAACTCGTATGCCGATAGTGCTTCAATCTATCTCGATAGTGCATATGCAGATTCTCAAATCAAAACGGCACTACCGCTTTACACTATTGCTAAAAAATATGCCCAGAAAGCAAATGATAAGAATATCCTTTTTGATATACTATTCAAAAAAACAAATGCTCTGATTGATTCAAGTGATTCTATAGCTGCAAAGCAGAATCTTGAACTCTACATCCATATGGCCGATAGTAGTTCGGAATTAAGATATGTTTCAAAAGGGAAATTACTATCGGGAAATTTTGATGTCATGATTGGTGACCTCAAAAAAGCATCCAAGGAATATTATGATGCTAAACTTGGCTTTGAAAAAGTAGAAGATCATGAAATGTTAATCTATACATTACTAAAAATTGCAAATATCCATTACTTCTATAATGACTTTATAGAAATGGAAGATGCCAGTACTGAAGCCTTAAAATATACTAATTCAAAAACTGAAATTAGCTACCTTAAATCCATTTATAATTATCTGGGGATATCTTATAAAAAAATATACGATTATAAAATTGCTAAGGACTATTATAAAAAAAATAGACAACTTTCAGAAGACACTATCAATAAAGCTATCGCAGACAATAATATTGCTACTGTATACATTGCGGAAAAAAAATACGATAGTGCTGAAATAATCTTAGCTCCACATTTACAAGAAAAAATAAAACTTAGCACTATTGCGAAAATAAAAGACAATTATGGTTATGCTCTATATAAACAGGAGAAAAAAGGAGGCTTGGAGCAAATGTTAGAAGCGCTAAAAATTCGTCAACAAGATGATGATCAAAACGGTTTGATTGCCGGCAATTTCCATTTGGCAGAATATTATGAAAAATCAGATCGCATACTCGCATTACAATATGCATTACAATCGTATCAGGCAGCCCAAAGGATAAAAAGTGTAGATGGCAAAATAGAAGCCTTAGACATAATGATCCACAACAATCCAGAAAATGCCTATACTTATCACATAGAATATGCTCATCTTAATGATAGTATTAAAGGCGTACGACAAAAAGCCAAAAATGCATTTGCGAAAGCAAAATATGATTTCCAAAAAGAAAAAATAGAAAAAGAAAGGCAGGAAAAAATGTTCTTAATTACAGTTTCAATTGCGGGTCCACTAATTGTATCCATTATACTATTATCGCTATTTTTAAGTTACCGAAAAAACACAAAGCACAAGCAGGAAAAAATCCACGAAAGTTATAAGACCGAAACCCGTCTTTCGAAGAAAGTCCATGACGAATTGGCCAACGACCTCTTCAATGTGATGAATTTTGCCAGCAACCAGGATTTGGCTGTCGACGAAAAAAAGGAAACCTTATTGCAAAACCTGGAAAATGTCTATAAAAGAACCCGAAATATCTCCCGGGAAAACAGTACCATCGATACCGGTGAAGCCTTTGCGGCTAACCTGAAAAGTATGATTTCAGAATACAACACTCCGGAACGCAATGTGCTGATTAATGGAATCGATAGCATTCCATGGAACGAAATTGAAGAAAATAAAAAGATCATTACCTTCCGTGTCCTCCAGGAATTGATGGTCAACATGAAAAAATACAGCCAGGCTACGCTTACTGTGATTGGATTTAAAAACATAGACAAAAAAATCCAGGTTAATTATTCTGATAATGGCGTGGGAATGGACGCTGACGCACTTTCCCGAAAAAATGGATTGCGGAATGTGGAAAACCGTATAGAATCCATTGGCGGAACTTTTACTTTTGACCCTGTACCCCCAAAAGGACTTAAAGTTTCATTTGTTTATCCTATTTAA
- a CDS encoding response regulator transcription factor: protein MFKKILINEDIDSLSLGLKTVLEKLYSIEIHQAKYCDEAYNKIRKAVLDQEPFDLLISDLSFKPDHRDTKLASGEALIEKLQETHPQLKVIAYSIEDRKYRIKSLFDDLHICGYVCKGRDSSDEIIKAINLLAAGEKRYISPSLSHILLDNSVLEIDEHDIDIVKHLSSGLSNEEISGEFKKQQKSATSVSSIEKRINKLKIYFKARNTNHLISIAKDMGLI, encoded by the coding sequence ATGTTTAAAAAAATTCTAATCAACGAAGACATTGACAGCCTAAGCCTCGGATTGAAAACGGTTTTAGAAAAACTCTATTCCATTGAAATCCATCAGGCGAAATACTGCGATGAAGCCTACAATAAAATCAGGAAAGCGGTATTGGATCAGGAACCTTTCGATCTGCTAATCAGCGATCTTTCTTTTAAACCCGATCACCGGGATACCAAACTGGCTTCGGGAGAAGCACTGATTGAAAAATTACAGGAAACCCATCCACAGCTAAAAGTGATTGCCTACTCTATTGAAGACCGTAAATATAGAATCAAATCTTTATTTGACGATCTGCATATCTGCGGTTATGTATGCAAAGGGCGTGACAGTTCTGATGAGATCATCAAAGCGATCAACCTGCTGGCTGCGGGTGAAAAACGTTATATCTCTCCAAGCCTGTCTCATATCCTACTGGACAATTCGGTTTTGGAAATCGACGAACATGATATCGACATCGTAAAACACCTGTCAAGCGGACTCAGTAATGAGGAAATCAGTGGCGAATTCAAAAAGCAGCAAAAAAGTGCGACCAGCGTCAGCAGTATCGAAAAAAGAATCAATAAGCTTAAAATTTATTTTAAAGCCCGTAATACCAATCACCTGATCAGTATTGCTAAAGACATGGGGTTAATCTAA
- a CDS encoding DUF3892 domain-containing protein, producing MPAYVEIRCIHTAQNVTIPNRILGIGGLTAEGHIWTLSLEAAIEKIKSRENRFFIRHNNRQVNVWITNSPEGKFYLRTVLDTAANHLLLTLPEGP from the coding sequence ATGCCCGCTTACGTCGAAATACGCTGTATCCACACAGCACAAAACGTTACGATCCCCAATAGGATTCTTGGTATTGGTGGTCTTACTGCAGAAGGCCATATCTGGACCTTGTCCCTGGAAGCCGCGATCGAAAAAATCAAGTCCAGGGAAAACCGGTTCTTTATCCGCCACAATAATCGTCAGGTGAATGTCTGGATTACCAACAGCCCGGAAGGCAAATTCTATCTCAGGACAGTCCTGGACACAGCTGCCAATCACTTGTTATTAACCCTACCCGAAGGCCCTTAA
- a CDS encoding SH3 domain-containing protein — translation MQKALLSLLFLYLPLSGIAQQTNTKLLASCCETKVGKCTGSASCTACKNCSRCAYCSNGGSCGVCTKRAEIQTFVPKTSTKNSSLHITTTEKTTTSNHLFYAANTALNLRKEPVATSAVVEIVKRNDRLIHLASTKDWVKVRVEESGNVGYVPKKFLIN, via the coding sequence ATGCAAAAAGCACTACTATCCCTTCTATTCCTATACCTGCCACTAAGTGGAATCGCCCAACAGACCAACACTAAATTACTGGCTTCCTGCTGTGAAACAAAAGTCGGGAAGTGTACCGGCTCTGCCAGTTGCACTGCCTGTAAAAACTGCTCGCGTTGCGCGTATTGTTCCAATGGTGGCAGCTGTGGCGTTTGCACTAAAAGGGCCGAAATTCAAACTTTTGTCCCTAAAACATCCACAAAAAATAGTTCCCTACATATTACTACCACCGAAAAAACGACTACCAGCAATCATTTATTTTATGCTGCAAATACAGCACTGAATCTTAGAAAAGAACCTGTAGCCACTTCTGCTGTGGTGGAAATCGTAAAACGAAATGACAGGCTGATCCATCTTGCCTCTACGAAAGATTGGGTAAAAGTAAGAGTCGAAGAGTCTGGAAATGTGGGTTATGTCCCTAAAAAATTCCTGATCAACTAA